One Euphorbia lathyris chromosome 1, ddEupLath1.1, whole genome shotgun sequence DNA segment encodes these proteins:
- the LOC136220886 gene encoding delta(3,5)-Delta(2,4)-dienoyl-CoA isomerase, peroxisomal-like produces the protein MQKQYKSIYIQQKTPNSRVFYIYLNNPSKLNAFPYEFLTEFPDALSSLDKNPNVAVIVLCGAGDHFCAGADLKVIKNIAEKGLSTEKSRANEWLRREIKFIQESATAMEKCRKPVIASIHGYCVAGGVDIVTSCDIRFCTKDTVFSVQHVNVGFTADMGTLQRLPAIVGYGNAMELALTGRKFSGQEAKDMGLVSLVFESKEALDEGVRLVAEGIAAKSPTAVIGTKTVTLKSKDLTLEQGLDYVATWNAATVYSSGDLLEALTAKAQKRKPHFAKL, from the exons ATGCAGAAGCAATATAAATCAATATACATCCAACAAAAAACCCCAAATTCAAGAGTCTTTTACATATACCTTAACAACCCATCTAAACTCAACGCTTTCCCCTACGAATTTCTTACCGAATTTCCCGACGCACTTTCTTCTCTCGACAAAAATCCTAATGTCGCTGTCATAGTCCTCTGCGGCGCCGGTGATCACTTCTGCGCCGGCGCTGACCTCAAAGTAATCAAAAACATCGCAGAAAAAGGCCTCTCAACTGAAAAGAGCCGTGCTAATGAGTGGCTCCGGCGGGAGATCAAGTTCATTCAGGAATCCGCGACCGCGATGGAGAAATGTAGGAAACCGGTGATAGCAAGTATTCATGGATATTGTGTTGCAGGAGGAGTTGATATAGTGACTTCCTGTGACATAAGGTTTTGTACGAAAGACACTGTTTTTAGTGTCCAACATGTTAATGTGGGGTTCACGGCGGATATGGGGACGTTGCAGAGGTTGCCGGCGATTGTCGGGTATGGTAATGCAATGGAATTGGCTTTGACGGGTCGGAAGTTTTCGGGTCAGGAGGCTAAGGATATGGGTCTGGTTTCTCTCGTTTTTGAGTCTAAAGAAGCTTTGGATGAAGGTGTTAGACTCGTTGCCGAAG GAATTGCTGCAAAGTCTCCCACAGCCGTGATAGGGACAAAGACAGTGACGTTAAAGAGCAAGGACTTGACTTTAGAACAAGGACTCGATTATGTTGCAACTTGGAATGCCGCAACAGTTTATAGTTCGGGCGATCTACTCGAAGCCTTAACCGCAAAAGCTCAGAAAAGAAAGCCTCACTTTGCCAAACTTTAA